DNA from Mucilaginibacter mallensis:
TCACCTTACTTCGGTAGAGGAATTGGACAGGAGCACCGGTCTTATACCGGTTGAGTTTGATTCCAAACGCAAGGAGGATGTTATAATTGAACGCTTTATGCAGGAAGCGCCACAAATAAAGCCGCAAACCAGCGAGAAACTGGATAATGAGAATAAAGCCCGGAAGAGTTCGGAAGACAAGGATGAGTTGGTGACAGAAACTTTGGCGGGAATTTATGCCGACCAAATGCTGTACCATAAAGCTATTGCAGCCTATAAAAAATTGATGTTGAAATTTCCGGAAAAAAGCCGTTACTTTGCAAGCCAAATTGAAGAGTTAGAAAAGAAAACTAATTAATATAAAGAAATGTACATTTTATTGTTGATCGTTGTTATCATAGTTTGTATCCTTTTAGGATTCATTGTTTTAGTACAAAACCCAAAAGGCGGAGGCTTGTCCTCAAATTTCTCAAGCTCATCACAATTAATGGGCGTGCAAAAAACCGGCGACTTTTTAGAAAAAGGCACATGGATTTTAGCTATAACACTGATGGTTTTATCATTGGCTATTAACGTTGGTGTAAAACGTGGTGTAGCAGCTTCTGATGATTCAAACAAACAATTGCATGAGGCTATACAAAAAGCTTCGAAACCGGCAAGCACAGGTGCTGCGCCAACTGCATTGCCTCCTGTTCAACAGCCACAACCGCAAACAACTCCTCCTTCAAAATAACGGAGCGTATAAAATATTTAAAGGCCCTGGTAATTTACCGGGGCCTTTTTAGTTTAAATAAAAACCACTGCCATGATGGCACTTGCATGTTATGATGCCGTTAGGTAAGAAATATTAATAAAATCTAATCTGACAATTAAACAGCATTTGCATGCTTGGCACAATTGATGAGCTAAAGCAAGCAAAACATAAAACTTTTATAAATTTAAAATAGTTATTAGTATGTCATTAAACGTTAAACCTATTGGAGACAGAATTTTAATTGAAGCTGCTCCGGCTGAGACAAAAACTGCATCAGGTATCTACATCCCTGAAACTGCACAAGAAAAACCTCAATACGGAACTGTAGTAGCAGTTGGCCCGGGAAGATATGCTGATCAAACAGGTACATTAATACCTATGACAGTTAAGGCAGGTGATAAAGTAATCTATGGTAAATTTGCCGGCCAGGAATTCCCTATCGATGGTAAGGATTATTTAGTAATGAGAGAATCTGATATCTACGTTATATTATAATCTGTTAACGAGCTAATCGTTAACGTTTCTTTATAGAATCTATTAAAAACAACCAATAAAAAAATTAAACATGTCAAAACAAGTTAAATACAATGTTGAAGCACGCGACGCTCTAAAACGCGGTGTTGATATTTTAGCTAACGCGGTTAAAGTAACCTTAGGCCCTAAAGGTCGTCACGTAATTATTGATAAAAAATTCGGTTCACCGGCTATCACTAAAGACGGTGTAACTGTAGCAAAAGAAATTGAATTAAAAGACCCTATTGAAAACATGGGCGCTCAAATGGTTAAAGAAGTTGCATCAAAAACTGCTGATATTGCAGGTGATGGTACTACTACTGCTACTGTTTTAGCACAGGCAATTGTTACTGCAGGTATTAAAAACGTTGCAGCCGGCGCTAACCCAATGGATTTAAAACGCGGTATTGATAAAGCGGTTAAAGTTGTTGTTGAAAACTTAAAATCACAAAAACAGGATGTTGGTGATGATTTCAGCAAGATCAAACAAGTAGCATCTATCTCAGCAAATAACGATGAAGTTATTGGCGAAATGATTGCTGACGCGATGAAAAAAGTTGGTACTTCAGGTGTGATCACTGTTGAAGAAGCTAAAGGAACTGAAACTGAAGTTAAAACTGTTGAAGGTATGCAGTTTGACCGTGGTTACCTTTCTCCTTACTTTGTAACCAATTCTGATAAAATGGAAGTAGAACTGGATAACCCTTATATCCTTATCTACGACAAAAAGATCTCTTCAATGAAGGAATTGCTTCCAATACTTGAAAAACAAGTTCAAACTGGCAAGCCATTATTAATTATAGCTGAAGATTTAGACGGTGAAGCATTAGCTACATTAGTAGTTAACAAAATTCGTGGTTCACTGAAAGTTGCTGCTGTAAAAGCACCAGGCTTCGGCGATCGCCGTAAAGCTATGTTAGAAGATATCGCTGTATTAACTGGTGGTACCGTAATTTCTGAGGAAAGAGGTTACAAACTGGAAAGTGCTGACTTAACCATGTTAGGCCAGGCTGAAAAGATCTCTATCGATAAAGACAATACAACTATCATTAATGGCAACGGTGATACCGAAGTTATTAAAGGTCGTGTTGGTGAGATCCGCTCACAAATTGAAACTACAACATCTGATTACGATAAAGAAAAATTACAGGAACGTTTAGCCAAATTATCAGGCGGTGTGGCTGTATTATATATCGGTGCTGCATCAGAAGTTGAAATGAAAGAAAAGAAAGACCGTGTTGATGACGCATTACACGCAACCCGTGCCGCTGTTGAAGAAGGTATAGTTGCTGGTGGTGGTGTTGCCTTCATCCGCGCAGTTGCTGCTTTAGCTAATCTTAAAGGTGATAACGAAGATGAGAATACTGGTATCCAGATCATCCGTCGTGCTATTGAAGAGCCTTTACGTCAGATCTGTGAAAACGCTGGTATTGAAGGTTCAATAGTAGTACAAAAGGTTAAAGAAGGTACAGGCGACTTCGGTTACAATGCACGTACTGATAAATACGAAAACCTGATCGCAGCCGGTGTTATCGACCCAACTAAAGTAGGCCGTGTAGCATTAGAGAATGCAGCTTCAATTGCAGCGATGTTGTTAACCACCGAGTGTGTGTTAGCTGACGATCCTGAAGATGAAAAAGCCGGTATGCCACCAATGGGCGGCGGCGGCATGGGTGGCATGATGTAAGTCGAAAGTCCCAAGCCGATAGTCTAGAGTCTTAAGTCAATTATTTTGACTAGGGACTTAGAACTAAAGACTACCGACTAATATAATATACACTAAAACAGCCTGTCTGATATTTCAGACAGGCTGTTTTGCTTTAAATGGGCTGAAAAGTCATTTAAAAGTAAGCGGATGGTCATTTATTAATCAAATGATTGATTAATAAATCTAATCGTATGTTTTCTGCGTAAATTTGAATAACAATTCTGATACATCATAAATCAGGCATGGCATTTGAATACATCACAGCATGAAACATATAGCAGAAAAAACAAGACAAATACAATCCCACATAGTTGAGTGGGTGTTTTTTAAAGGCCCTGAGCTTTTTATATCTATTTACGGAAAATAATTAATTCCTTAACTTCGCGCTACTATGAAGCTAACGAAGTTATACGATAAGGCCTACGATTGGTTGCTTGATATCGGGCCAAAAATAATAATAGGATTAATAATATTGTTTATAGGCATCTGGCTTATAAAAATGCT
Protein-coding regions in this window:
- the groL gene encoding chaperonin GroEL (60 kDa chaperone family; promotes refolding of misfolded polypeptides especially under stressful conditions; forms two stacked rings of heptamers to form a barrel-shaped 14mer; ends can be capped by GroES; misfolded proteins enter the barrel where they are refolded when GroES binds), producing the protein MSKQVKYNVEARDALKRGVDILANAVKVTLGPKGRHVIIDKKFGSPAITKDGVTVAKEIELKDPIENMGAQMVKEVASKTADIAGDGTTTATVLAQAIVTAGIKNVAAGANPMDLKRGIDKAVKVVVENLKSQKQDVGDDFSKIKQVASISANNDEVIGEMIADAMKKVGTSGVITVEEAKGTETEVKTVEGMQFDRGYLSPYFVTNSDKMEVELDNPYILIYDKKISSMKELLPILEKQVQTGKPLLIIAEDLDGEALATLVVNKIRGSLKVAAVKAPGFGDRRKAMLEDIAVLTGGTVISEERGYKLESADLTMLGQAEKISIDKDNTTIINGNGDTEVIKGRVGEIRSQIETTTSDYDKEKLQERLAKLSGGVAVLYIGAASEVEMKEKKDRVDDALHATRAAVEEGIVAGGGVAFIRAVAALANLKGDNEDENTGIQIIRRAIEEPLRQICENAGIEGSIVVQKVKEGTGDFGYNARTDKYENLIAAGVIDPTKVGRVALENAASIAAMLLTTECVLADDPEDEKAGMPPMGGGGMGGMM
- the secG gene encoding preprotein translocase subunit SecG, giving the protein MYILLLIVVIIVCILLGFIVLVQNPKGGGLSSNFSSSSQLMGVQKTGDFLEKGTWILAITLMVLSLAINVGVKRGVAASDDSNKQLHEAIQKASKPASTGAAPTALPPVQQPQPQTTPPSK
- a CDS encoding co-chaperone GroES → MSLNVKPIGDRILIEAAPAETKTASGIYIPETAQEKPQYGTVVAVGPGRYADQTGTLIPMTVKAGDKVIYGKFAGQEFPIDGKDYLVMRESDIYVIL